From the Nycticebus coucang isolate mNycCou1 chromosome 13, mNycCou1.pri, whole genome shotgun sequence genome, the window AACGGAATAAATAAACCCACAGAGCCAGCCAGAAATGGCAAATTAGGGAGAAAACATGGAACCCCAGCCTTTGAGGGAATGAAGCGTCTGGTGTGAAGACTTGGGAAGCAGCGAGTGGAGAAAAACCAGGACTTTCTGCCACAGAGGACAGTAGAGTGTGGATCTACGGCCACCAGAAGACATGGGAGGGCGCAGGACGCCCCATGGGCAGGACTGGGGGACAAACACCCAGTGTGCTGCTTCCTGTTTGAACCTCTGGGAGACCTATTCCTGCATTCCAGAGTCCCCACTACGGCAAAGATGAAGCATGAGTCTAGAAATTGCGCAGCATGGTGCCGGCCATGTCGGATTTGGGGCAGAAGTGGGATACTTAGGAATTCCGGTTCTCACTTGCTGGCTCTGTCACCTCGGTCAGTGACTTCACctccctgagtctcagtttctacACCTGTCAACTGGGTGACAGAAACAAAGTGAAAACGTATACTTTACATCTCTGCAGTGAAGACTGGGGGTGAGGGGAAGCACAACACCTGGCCCGGCCAAGGCGACGAGACCCACAGGAGCCGCAGGGCAGACGGAACCAGGCAACCTCTATGTCCACTGCACAGCCGAACTCTCACAGCCTTCTGAAAAATTCATCAACTGAAAAACCGTTTTCATGGAAACCTTACTCGAGGTTTGCCCAGACCAACCTCTTCCACTAACAGTTAACCAGGTTACTTCCTACAAAGATGGAAGCAAAACTCCCCGTTCCGGGTCTGCCTGCAGggttttctctcctctctggccACTGTTTATTGACTCTGTCAAAACAACTCTGAGTTATTTGTTGATAGCTCCGTTCTCAAGATTCCACCATGAGGCACCTGCACAGGTCTCACGACAGAGCCCCCCACTCCCTGCGTTCCCCCCGAGCCTCCCGGGTGCTGATGTTGGTCTCGGACTTCCTAAAGCTGGAACGGGCCCTTGGCCAAACCcatttctggttccagttcaTTTGTAACTGCTTCCCATGGTGTTTTATGCTGTGTCATGTATGTTGTTATGATGATAAAATTTTGACTCTGGATATTGAGACCTAGATTTATGAGTTTTCGCCACTGCTCTCAGGCTCAACTAATGGATAAGGGGAGCACGGTGGTGAGGTGGAGATGGCACCCTACTGGGGGCTGGGGGTAAGTGAGGTGGCCCTACCAGACTTAGAAGCCTGGGTCCACCATTCTCCAGCCACCAGACCTACCGTCAAGCAGGTCACCTCGCCGACCTTTGTTCCTCATCTGCAGAGTTCAGCGTGGGATGGATAAGGATGACGCGTGATGGAGCTGCTGGGCTGTTCAAAGTGTGGGCTTATTCCTTTCCCAAAAGTGACGAATGGAGTGTAATGGTGATTTCAGGCATATACAAGATGTGGGAGCAGAGCCCCTGTGACCTTGGCAAGTTACTTCCCCTCTCTGAATCCAcatctttatctgtaaaattaggAAGACCCGCCTCCCAGTCTTGCACACAGAAGAACTGAACCTGCGGCCAAATCAAGCTGGGGCTGTGCAAGCTGGCGTCTGTGGTGCTGGTCAGTGACTTGCTCAGGACCCCGGGGAGTTCTCTCGCCTTCTGAGGGCTCCAGTGGActgaagggaaagagggaaggagagagtccTTCCTTTGTTACTTGGCCAAACAAATCCAGGGGGTTCATCTGCGGTGCCAGCCTAGCTTTCTAGGAATCTAAGGAAAaagttggttttgtttcttttcttttttttctccactaagtcttttatttctaaaaaggtGAATGCCcaattaaatgaatttttgtctttcatgtgAAGTTGTTTCAGGCTTTTTGagcatgaaataatattttggagCCATTCCACCCTGTCAGAAAAGTAGCcgggtttgttttgtttgggttcTTTTTCGGTTGGGTTTTTCTTAAGTGCTCTCTGCATGAAGGGGATTTTTAACTACTCCTGTCTCTTGGTTCAATGTGGATtcaaatggatttttcttttaatgcagCAAAATCTATTACAGTGCTATTTGggtttgattttttctttaatgtagcTAATGAAATTCAGAGAAAGTACTTCCTTGTGCACCGGAATGTGGACTTTTCCAGTCACTTGCAACCTCCTTTTTAATTCTGCCAAATAACTTGGAACTAATCTTCTTTTCTTCCCAACTTTTCTGaattactataatttttaatttatgttataTTCCCTTAGGGGCTTCAGAATCTACCTGGTtagataacatttattaagaaaagaTCATAGAAGGCCATTGTTTTGGAAGTAAATTTCTTCCCTACACCCCAAATTACCAGACTAAAAATAAGAATGTTCCTAGTCAACAAACCCAAATTAAATTGTTACATGACCTCAGAAGACATCAAGAGAGGGAACAGCCAATTTCCCAAATAGGCCAGATTAAATCTTCAACCTGCAGGATGATTACATTCACCCTGCTTTAATCTTCACATAAAAATTGGTGGCCAGGCCGGGCTCAAGGTGGCTCACATCTTAAtccatgctgtaatcctagcactctgggaggccttggtgggtggatcacttgagctcaggagtttgacactagcctgaacaagaaagagtgagaccccatctctactaaaaatagaaaaactagctgggcattatggctaGCGCCTGtcgtaccagctactcaggaggctgaggtaagaggatcgcttgagccgaagagtttgaggttactatgagttatgatgccggGACACTCTACTGGGgccaagagactctgtctcaaaaaaataaaaaaaaaggtcgCCTGAAGTAAGCCAAGGTTAACTAACCAGTTCTTTGTTCTTCAGCCCTTGTCTGTCTATAAAACCAACCTCCCCACTCAGCTCACTGGTCACTTATCTTTTTTGGAATGAACTGTTGCTCAATTCTAGAATCCCAATAAAGCCTACAGAGATAACGAGCGCTTTATGTTTGTTGTAATTTTGTCCTTTGAgactttcatgtattttatttgtttgtttatgtatttatttatttatttacttacttatttacttttggagacagagtcttactttgtcaccctcgatagtgtcctggcatcatagccctcagcaacctcaaattcttgggttcaaacagttctcttggctcagcctcccaagaagctgggattataggtgccctccacaatgcctggctatttttagagacgggggtctcactctttctcaggctggtctccaccccctgagctcagacaatccctccagtcttggcctcccagagtgctaggattacaagcatgagccactgtgtccggcctTTCATGTATtttagaagagaggaaaaaaagagatacagagtcagaaaaaaatgaactccAAATCCCCAGAATTGGAAGACAGAAACTTTAAACatacaaatattcaaatattatttgaatACTTTTAAGGCCATGTTGGAGCACAACGGACCCTATCTGAATCTACCTTCTGGGAATAAAAATTAACATCTGTTGAGAGACTCTTATGAATCAGGACTGCTGctaaattccttaatgaataaaCTTATTTTTCACATCACCTGTACAAAGACTATCCTCTGGACaacagaggaaactgagacaaagAAAAGGTAAGTAATTAGATCACTGGGTAGTAAGTATTAAACTAAAGGGAAACCCAAGCAAACCTTAATACTGTACTTATGCTATTATGCCTCTCATTAAGGATGAGTAAAGTTCCTTAATAACACCTAATTCACAACTGAGGCATTTATTTTACTAGGGGCAACAGAACACCAGGAGATAAAACTTAAGCTTCCACCAGCTGCGTGGCCTCAGGCTAGGAAGTCACCTAGGGAGTTGGCCTCCTGGGAGGTTTCTGGGGCTTAGCCCCTGCCTTAGAGAATCTTGGGCTCCTCCCCTTTAACCCCACCCTAACTACTGCAAAATCAGATGAGACCAAAATCAGATGAGACCAAGGGTATGTGTAATCTCCTTTACCCTGTTCTTGGTGCCCTTGGGGGCTCCATCCCAGAGCTCCTGCCTCTGGCTCTTGGCGGCTCTGGAGTGCTTGGGGCAGGCCCGACCAGAGCAAGGTGTTGCTCCATAGCCCTGGTTCCTCCTCTGCTGGGTTGAGTTGTGCTCTCTCTTCCAGAGGCTGTGTCCATGCCTACAGAGGTGCTGCTTCTCCCACTTAGCCATTCCTCATTCATCTCCCTAATCCTGTTCCAGTCTCTGAAAAACACACCCTTCCATTAAGCTTTCCATATTCCATGTTTCCTGCTGGGTCCCAGAATGGTTAAGACTTTGAAGACATACGTCATGGACGGACACATACTTAATGCTTCATGAAAAAGTAGACACTACTAAAATTATTATCAATGAGGCATGTTCCAGTGCCTTGGTTCCTGCCAAGTCTCCTGCAATAGGGGCAGAGAAAAAATTTATTCTGAGGACAAGGAGGGTCACAGAGGTTAAGTAAAGCACCTAAAGTCCTGGCCCAGGGGCAGATGGGACATGACCAAGGCCAGGACTCAAGAGTTCTGAGTCTCAGGTCAGCGGCTTCCCTGCCCAATCTCCTGACTCCAGGAAATACCCTGGGATGCCAGGGCCCTCTCCAATAGCAGAACGAGTCCACTCCAGGGGCCCTGAACTTTGACACAAGTCCCACCCTGCTGACCAGCAAGGCCACACAGAAAGGGGTCCATCAAGGTGGCCTGGCCTCAGTGCTCAGCACTCCATTGTCACTGCTCCTAGAAACAGCACTTTGGGCAGCCTATTAGGCCATGGCTCACTAGTATTTGTGTGTCCTGCTCCTGGAGAAAAAGCAAGTAAAAGTTTTACACAACCCATAGGAATGGAAGAAATGTGCTGTTCCAAATGCAGTCATCAAGCCTTGCtcatttgggggtggggagggcattaACAAaccattttacattaaaatcagCCTCCTCatatttcaagtgtttttccaTGAGCTTTCTTCCAAAACTTTCCACTATCAGTCAACTCCTTAGTTTTGCACAGGCTCTGTTCTTGGATTGCTCCAAGCAATCAATCTCTTTCTCTTATAAACAGACTATGGCTAGAATCCGGAGCTCTGGGACGCCCATGCGGAGCTCTCCTGAGCATCCTCCTTGCCTTTAATCCTCCCAGGGCCCCTGCCTCCCAGGCATGATCACCCGCGGGCAACCTGTAACTCACACAGCTAGCTGGCTTGCAGTTGCGTCCCCCTGAAAACCTGGGCACTTTCTTCCACCCCCTGCCTGCCATGCTATTTAACTCCACTCTCCCAAATCAGCTATTTAAATCTGAGATACAGTATAAGGGCAAGCACTAAATATAAAGcattaggtttttttattttaaagcaaatgcaGAGCAGCCACTGTTTTATACACAATCACGCTAATGCTTGGAGGCTCACACGGTGCAGGCTGGCAGGGAGGCGACAATCATCACAGGCAAATAAACCAGAGATCAGGACCAACGGAAGGAAACTGGAAAAGCCCCAAGCCTCTAAAATGCACTGCTCCCTCACCTCTTCAGAACCATGCAGAACAGGCTTGTGGCCAATCTGTTATtttatcttactttatttttcttgccaaCTCAGGGTGTGCAAGACACTTTGATACCAGATGCATTCAAGAACACAACtttggtactctgggaggctgaggcaggtggattgcttgagctcataaatttgagaccagcctgagcaagagcgagaccccatctctaaaaaacagccaggcattgtggcaggaacctgtatcacagctacttgggaggctgaggcaagaggatcacttgagaccaagagtttgaggttgctgtgagctatggcggcAAGCACTCGACCAGGGGCAaaaaagttgagactctgtctcaaaaactaaaaagagacAACTTTGCTCTCCTGTTGCCTGACCCTGTGGTTCCTTTAAGGCAGAGAGCAACTTGCCCATCCTTTCTCTGCACGTGTCTCTACAGGCCTCTCCCTCTGTATGTCCCCCTGCCCTTCCTCAGGACAGTACAATCTCTGAGGACCTCGagttttttccctctctctatctCAGCACCTTGCATGTGCCTTGGAACTTAATAAGTTCCCAGTAAAAGGAGGCTCAACTGAAATCAAAACAATCCAACCACCAAGAACAAAAACGAAACCAAATACCCAACAAAACCTAGACTAGTATAGTCCAGTGacttcctctctgagcctcagtattTCTGCACTGAAGTGAAAGGGTTGAACAAGTCATTTCCAAGGTCATGTTCAGCTGGTAGGTGGGACCAAAACAGGCCCTGGCAAGGTCACCATGGTTCCTCTTTGCAATATGTATGTTTTGGGAATCCCCAATAATGTCACCTCGGTTTTTTCGGGTTTCAGACCTCAGAATCTGAACTTCTGGACCATCTTTCAAAATCTAGAACTGCTGGAAAATGACTTTGCCAAGTGAGTGTAGATTCCAAATAGCTGACCCTCTCTGTGAAAGAGAGAATATGTCCTTTCCACAGGTTAGTGGACCGTCCAGCCCCCCTAGGTCTGGGCTGTCCATAACACCAGGAGGGTCTTGAAGGTGATGATGACTGCAGCAAATGAAGTTCTAAATATTGGCTGCACAAGAACATATACATAGTTAACACGACTCCACCATATATGTAAAAAGTTAATAAAGTAAATGGTATGTTACgtgcattttaccacaattaaattttgaattttaaaggtGAAAATAAACCAGTGCAGAaggacataaaaaagaaaaaaagctttaattGGCCCAAAGTGACTGTCAGCAGAGCTTCAAAGCCTTTCATTTTGCAGAGTGAAACTGAAACCCAGATCCTGGAAGGGTAGGGTGCCAAGTTGCACAGTAATTTAGCACTGGCACTGGGACTCGAATGCCTGCTCTCTTGGGACCCATGGCTGGGCTTCTGTAAGCAAATTGGAGCATAAGAAAGCCCCCAGACCCTCAGGTCTACAAGAGGACCTGGCAAAGTCTCCATACAGACTGCACCACTGGACAAATCTGCATGTAAACCTTATTCTAGAATTCTTTCCCACCATCCTGTTGAGTGGGCACACACGCATACAGGACTCACAGGGAAGCCTTTACAAGATGAGTTTACAagtggattttttattttttgctttcctgGTCGCTTTTTGCAGTGTGGGAGGGGGCCTGGGATGAGAGTTAAGGTTTAGATCCCATGGGGCAAAGCTCTGTCCAAATACAAATCCTTTGAGTCAGCAGCCCGTTAGACAGGAACTGACTCAAGCTAAGCAAGGTTAACTAACCAGAAGGTTCACAGAGTCACACACCTAAGAGGCCCCCTCACAGGGGACTGCCAAGCACTTGCCTTCAGCAGTGTCCTGGCTTGAGGGACTGCTGGTGGGGAGGAGATATAAGAGGTCCACCATGCCCCCAAGGACTCAGGCCTTGGAAGGATCTGCTGAGCCCAAAGATGGCTCCATTTCCTCATAGCAGAGGGGCCAAGGGTGCTCCCAGTCAGTGACAGCCAATTCTGTGGAGGTCCCCAGACATCAGGAGGAATGCTGGTGAGCCCAGCTGGGGCAGTGGCCAGCCAGAGCTGCCACATCACAACACAGCCCTGTCTACAGTTAGCAAGAAGGCTACTCAGAAGTTAGCTTCCGCCTGCTGCCACAGAGCTCACAGGCGCAAAATCCACAGTCTCTAAAGAAACCCTCTGCTATCAATTCTAGCAACActtcctgtttttctctctcgCCCTGCCTGGGGGTTTTGGCCTGCCAGCCTGCGAAGGGGGCAAAAACCTTCTCCAGCCCAGACCCTGGCCTTGCCCAATCATACCACCTGAACAGCAAAGCAGGCCCAGCAAAATGCAGGGACAGCAAATTTCTGAAAGACAGGGGAAGAAGTTctctattcattctttcatttatttactcagcaAAAACTGTTAAGATGAAACTTCTTCCCCCAGACCTGAGGTCAGTGTATCTGGGTACAGACAGACAATACACCCACATATAGTGTGGACATATGTCTATATCcagtacacacacactcacagaatTAGacgtaccctgtttccctgaaaataagacagtgtcttattttaaggtgtgctcccaaagatgtgctaggtcttattttcaggggacgtcttatctttcctgtaagtaggtcttattttcagaggatgtcttattttccgggaaacagggtagtatagtCACACAATTTTCTATTCTGCAGAACAGATTTTGGAGATAGTGGTAGACATGGAAACTGAGAAACCAAGAGGTTAAGTCTCAAGGCCCAAATGGTAGAAACTGACACAGACCATGGGAGACTGGAAGAGACCCCTCCCACACCCAGATGTGGGAGTTCACCAAGAACTCTAGTCATTCGTTTCAGCCACCAAAGGGATTTCAGAAAACTGCTTGGGCCACTGTGTTTGGAGCAGGAAAGGAAGATGCGGGGAGGGGGTCTGAGCTACCCAGGAGCAGGGCCTCCCGCGTCCCTTTCCCACCGCGTGGCCACGCGGCAGCTTCCACAGCAGCCAGCAGGGGGCAGTGAGCTTTGCGTTTTCGAGCCCGGAGCGCTCTCGAGCAGCACCCTGGAAAAAAAACCGGAGGGGCTGCGCCCACAGCTTCTAGAAGCACACCAGGAGGGCGCCGCGCGTAGTAGGAGCTTATGGCTGGTCTAGAAGCCGACAGGGCTTCACAGAGCCTGTAAACTTGAAATCAGAAGTACAAATGGTAAAGCGAAGGGGAGAAGGGGGCGTCCTGGCCTCTGCCAACACCTTCCATCTTAAATGCCTGGTCAAAGAACACAGCATTggcacctactatgtaccaggcgcAGGGGCGACAACTGGACAACCTCATTTCTCGTTCATCCATTTCCTCCTCTGACAATCTCTCCtgctcaccacacacacactcagagcaGGAGTGGGTGCTCGTTGTCTCCCTGGGGAACCATCTCATCACAAATTCGCTGGGCCTGGAGATCCGAGACAGAGATAAGTCAAGTCCGGGAGAGGCCAAAGTTCCCAACAATCAAACACGTCAAAGCCAGGCGAACGCCAGATGTAGCGGGTTAGTTCCTCACCCCCGAGTCCCTGCTGTCTCCCTCGGCGAGTTGGGGTCCAAGAGCTGCACTGAactgcccagccccaccccatgAGCGCTGCAGGGTGCACACGTGTCCCCTCTCCGAGTGCACCACAAAGCACTGCTCGAGGCAGGGCTGGAGTGAGGAGAGGCTCTGGGCTCCCTCAGACGGACAGAACCCAAACCACACAGACATGCTTCCCCGGGGACTTTGCAAGGCAAAGCGAAGGAGCGTTTGGAAATCCCTTTGCCAAATCCGGGCGCAGCCTCAAAAACCCTCTCAAATTCAGCAGCGCTTCCTCCCGCAAGGTCACGCTCAAATACTCAGTGAGAAAGGAGCTGAAAGTTGCGCCACCGTCCCGATGCCAAATTAGCTGTACCCCATCTGTACCATGCCCCAGTGTAACAGCTGTCCGCCTGCGTCCGCTCCCAGAAGGGACAGCCCTGCCCCGCACAGGTCACACGTATACGAGACCCAGACAAGTTGCTAACTTTTGTCAGATTATTTCTCTGCAGCTACCGCGCCTAACGGGATTCAGGCGCGCGCGGAGTTTTCGAGTTGCCACCCACACCACTCCCCTCCGTGCTCCCCTTTACCCACACGAATCCCCACTGCCCTCCACGCCATGTCCAGAGCTGCAACACAGGCGCCAACTTCCAGCCGGATCTCGAGCAGCGTGGGCTGGAAGCGTCCCCAGCGCTTATAGCCACCACCCGGGTCTGCGCCTGCTCGCAGCGGACTGGGAGATTTGATCAGGATACTAGTCCGCTAGTCGGGATCCCCAGCGGCCTCCGCGGTGCTCCAGCCCGTGACCCCTACTCCCCTACTCCGCTGGAAGTGTCTAAGCCGCGCTGCCCAGTGGGGTCTCCTCCCACTACCCAGAAGACCCCGGCCCTGTGCTGGGTACAGTGTCAGTGGGGCCGCCGGGGTAATCGTTGCCTCGACCCGGCGTAGGCTCCTCACTGAGTTCCAGGCAGCTCCCCCTAGTTAACGGCTGAAGACCCCGGAGCCCGAACCTCTTCCCCGACCTTCTTCCTCTCCCAAAGACCGGTGGTCGCCGCGGCTAGGGAAGGAGTCTCCCTACGGGTGTCTTTCTTCTGGCGCCCGGGGGTCCTCCGTCTCACTCCCACTGTCACACCCTCCTAGttccctccccatcccttccGTTCCCGGGTCCGGACAATTCCCCCTTCACTCGGAGAACACACGAAACTGCTCGGGCCCCAACTCGGATGGACGCAGCCCCCCGCGCACCCCAAGCTGGGTTCGGCTCCGCGCGCTCACTCACCGCGGCTGCAGACACGCTGGAGTTTCCGGGTTTGGGGCATGCGGGGGCTCCGAAGAGAATCAAGAGAGGGTGTTCCCCACCCTGGCCCCCTTCCCAGCTCACGTcgcctcttccttctctctcctcttcttcctcctcttcctcccccctccGGTCTAGGGCTCTTTGTCCTTGCAAAGTGTCGAAACTGTCTGGCATAGTGGGCTCCGGTGGAGCCGGGGAAGCGGGAGGCGGGCTGAGAATGGGAGCGGTCTCGGGAACACCTTCCCCCGGGTGTAACGGGAGCGGGAGGCGGGGCGACCGGTGAGGGGCCGCCTTTCCTGGCCGGCCGGGGCCCGGAGCCGGGGAGCGCCAGGGCCGGCCGCCACCTCCTCTCTGCGGCCCTCCCCTTCCCCCGCCCAGCGCCCGCCCCCTGGCTCCGCACTCCCCGCCCCCTACCCCCGCCTGGACTCGGCTTTCCACTGGCTCGGGGCTTCCTGCCAGCCCGGTGGAGCTCAGCCGAGCCACGTGGGCCGCAGCGGGCTCAGCTGGGGCCCAACCCGGGAGACGCCAGAGGCGGCGGTGGCAGCGCAGGGATAGGATCGCCGCCCCAAGTGCGGCTCTGCGTGGACAGCTCCGTGCCTCCTCGCACCCAGACAGCTTCCTGCAAGCTGGCGAGGATAACGGAGAGCACCTGGGCGGCCCGGGGGTCCCTGGGGTCAGCCACAGGAAGGAGAAGGCAGGCACGCACGGAGAGGACGCGGCGGTGCCCAGAAGAGCCCGTGTCAGGTGCACGGTGGCGAGAAGGGGCCGATCCCCCTGCTGGCAATCGGGCAGAGCCACCGACTTCCTCTAAGGGCGCGGGACTCGAGGTGGgatttggggaggaggaagggaggaagcgTGGCAGCGCTGGGGGACTCGTGAGCCTGGCTCCACGGTTTGGAGCGGCAAAGCCGGGCGTCGCTGCAGGCCCGAGCCCGGGCCCAGCCCTTGCCGTGGCTCGCCTGCCGACCGCTGTGTCTTCCTCTTAGATGCAGAGGCTGCAGCGCCATCCGAGGTGGGGCCAGGCGGGAGTGGTGGTGGTGACAGTTATTTAGCCGTCCCTCTTGCAGTGGGAAGCGGCGGCGTCGGAGAGTGACTTCTCTGCGTGGCAGAGTGCAGGTCTTGGATGCTGAGTGCTGGCTGTATAGCTCTGACTCCCGCACTGGAAATGCCTCTTTCGCAACTTTTCTGagtgctaaaaggaaaaaaagacagccTGGCCTACGTGGTCAGTTGGTCCTTCCAGCTCGCGTTGCTGCAGTCAGAGAGCTCAGTCTTCTGCCGTGGAGCACTCACTCCCCATGGATGCTGGAGCAGAGTTCAGACCGGGGCCAGCAGGGCGGCTCCCATCCTGCGCTGCCACTCAAGCGTGTGTGATCTTGGGCTAGTTACTGAACCCCTCAGCTTTGGTAGCTCTGTGTCTCGGGTTCCTCATCCGTGATAAAGGGCCTAGTGTCTGCTCCGGTAGTTGTGATGATTAAGCGAATTCATATACGTTAGAGCCTTAGAACTGTATTCAGCCTACACTAAGTGTGCAGTTAGCTGCGCAGGTGGAGGGcccactctggaggctgggggaggagggctTGAGGGAACATGTCAGGTATGTGGGAGAGATTTTCAAAGAAGTAGAAGAGAAACTGATTTTTAAAGGGGAAGGACAGAGAATGAGAAAATTAACTactaaaaagggaaggaaaagctgGATAGAGATGTGTAAAGAACATGTgtcaagaggaggaagaaagccaAAAACgaaatgataaaacaaataatGGATCTGCCTGTGGGGGCCCTGCAGCCCTGCTAAGTTTCCTGCCCTTCTGGAAGTAGAAAAATTTGGGGTATTTCATGACTGGCCTTGAGACCACTTGCCCGACCCCCTTGAGTTTTGTTACTATGGGGCCTGTCTGAAGCACCTAGTGGGCTATGCTCTTTTCAAACTCAGGCATTACCCAGAATGCTCCTTCATACAGGAGGAGGGCAGCAGAGGGTCCTAATAACATTATCAGCAGCATCTTCCATCAAGGGGAACCTTCCAACCCAGCCCACCTGGGCTTTTTAGCCCCTGGAGATGTGGCTTGGAGCACCATCCCAGCCCCCCCACCTCACCATCTAAGATGCAAGAGTCATCATCCTGTTC encodes:
- the LOC128563439 gene encoding uncharacterized protein LOC128563439, which translates into the protein MDAAPRAPQAGFGSARSLTAAADTLEFPEWERSREHLPPGVTGAGGGATGEGPPFLAGRGPEPGSARAGRHLLSAALPFPRPAPAPWLRTPRPLPPPGLGFPLARGFLPARWSSAEPRGPQRAQLGPNPGDARGGGGSAGIGSPPQVRLCVDSSVPPRTQTASCKLARITESTWAARGSLGSATGRRRQARTERTRRCPEEPVSGARWREGADPPAGNRAEPPTSSKGAGLERTESTAHIASERPCQMIDLEIKLKMMKDYKHEKPEMVIAYQAGTSHSP